The Emys orbicularis isolate rEmyOrb1 chromosome 14, rEmyOrb1.hap1, whole genome shotgun sequence genome includes a region encoding these proteins:
- the LOC135888901 gene encoding ferritin heavy chain A: protein MESQVRQNFHAECEAAVNRLVNLELYASYVYLSLSYYFDRDDVALKHMAQFLKEQSHEEREHAEKFLIYQNKRGGRVVLQDIKKPERDEWGNSLEALQCALQLEKTLNQALLDLHKLATEKNDPHLCDFLESDYLEEQVKAIKQLGDHVTNLKRLGVPQNGMGEYLFDKHTLGESS, encoded by the exons ATGGAGTCCCAGGTGCGCCAAAACTTCCATGCTGAGTGTGAGGCTGCTGTGAATCGCCTGGTGAACCTGGAGTTGTATGCCAGCTATGTCTATCTGTCCCTG TCCTATTACTTTGACCGTGATGATGTGGCCCTGAAGCACATGGCTCAGTTCCTGAAGGAGCAGTCCCACGAGGAGCGGGAGCATGCAGAGAAGTTTCTGATCTACCAGAACAAGCGAGGGGGGCGTGTTGTCCTGCAGGACATCAAG AAGCCCGAGCGGGATGAGTGGGGGAACAGTCTGGAGGCCCTGCAGTGCGCCCTGCAGCTGGAGAAGACTCTGAACCAGGCTCTGCTGGACCTGCACAAGCTGGCTACAGAGAAGAATGACCCCCAT CTCTGTGACTTCCTGGAGTCTGACTACCTGGAGGAGCAGGTGAAGGCCATCAAGCAGCTGGGAGACCATGTCACCAACCTGAAGCGCCTGGGAGTACCCCAGAATGGCATGGGAGAGTACCTGTTTGACAAGCACACCCTGGGGGAGAGCAGCTGA